In Balaenoptera acutorostrata chromosome 19, mBalAcu1.1, whole genome shotgun sequence, the following proteins share a genomic window:
- the PLAUR gene encoding urokinase plasminogen activator surface receptor isoform X1 — MGRPLLLLLLLAQTCIPASWGLRCMLCKTTGNCRVEECAPGQDLCRTTVLHIWEEGDELEVVERGCTHPEKTNRTMSYRTGMQIITLTEAVCGSDLCNQPSPGQVSTFPRSRYLECASCASSDLSCERGWDKTLQCRNPGEQCLEVVTHQSLEESPGDERHSRGCGNLPGCPGPTGFHNNHTFHFLRCCNTTKCNGGPVLELQNLPLNGFQCYSCEGNSTHGCSSEETSLTDCRGPMNQCLEATGTNGLGNPSYTIRGCAAPSWCQGLHVAEAFSLTHLNVSCCTGNGCNHAVLVTQPHTGGAPLPGPAHLSLFVTLLMTARLWGGTLLCT, encoded by the exons ATGGGCCgcccgctgctgctgctgctactgttgGCTCAGACCTGCATTCCAG cctcctGGGGCCTGCGGTGCATGCTGTGTAAGACTACCGGGAATTGCAGGGTGGAAGAGTGTGCCCCCGGCCAGGACCTCTGCAGGACCACGGTCCTGCACATATGGGAAG AAGGTGATGAGCTGGAGGTGGTGGAGAGAGGCTGTACCCACCCAGAGAAGACCAACAGGACCATGAGCTATCGGACTGGCATGCAGATCATCACCCTGACAGAGGCCGTGTGTGGGTCAGACTTGTGCAACCAGCCCAGTCCTG GCCAGGTTTCTACCTTTCCCCGAAGCCGTTACCTCGAATGTGCTTCCTGTGCCTCATCAGATCTGAGCTGTGAGAGGGGCTGGGACAAGACCCTGCAATGCCGCAACCCTGGAGAACAGTGCCTGGAGGTGGTAACCCACCAGAGCCTGGAAG AGAGTCCAGGGGATGAGCGCCACTCCCGAGGCTGTGGCAACCTTCCTGGCTGCCCAGGCCCCACTGGCTTCCACAACAACCACACCTTCCACTTCCTGCGGTGCTGCAACACCACCAAATGCAATGGGGGCCCAG TCCTGGAGCTTCAAAACCTGCCACTGAACGGCTTCCAGTGTTACAGCTGTGAGGGGAACAGCACCCATGGATGTTCCTCCGAAGAGACTTCCCTCACTGACTGCCGAGGCCCCATGAATCAATGTCTGGAAGCCACTGGCACTAATG GACTGGGAAACCCAAGCTACACCATAAGAGGCTGTGCAGCCCCCTCCTGGTGCCAAGGCCTCCATGTGGCTGAAGCTTTCAGCCTCACCCATCTCAACGTCTCTTGCTGTACTGGAAACGGCTGTAACCATGCAGTCCTGGTTACCCAGCCCCACACGGGGGGTGCccccctgcctggccctgcccacctcagCCTCTTCGTCACCCTGCTTATGACTGCCAGACTGTGGGGAGGTACTTTACTCTGCACCTGA
- the PLAUR gene encoding urokinase plasminogen activator surface receptor isoform X3, giving the protein MGRPLLLLLLLAQTCIPASWGLRCMLCKTTGNCRVEECAPGQDLCRTTVLHIWEGQVSTFPRSRYLECASCASSDLSCERGWDKTLQCRNPGEQCLEVVTHQSLEESPGDERHSRGCGNLPGCPGPTGFHNNHTFHFLRCCNTTKCNGGPVLELQNLPLNGFQCYSCEGNSTHGCSSEETSLTDCRGPMNQCLEATGTNGLGNPSYTIRGCAAPSWCQGLHVAEAFSLTHLNVSCCTGNGCNHAVLVTQPHTGGAPLPGPAHLSLFVTLLMTARLWGGTLLCT; this is encoded by the exons ATGGGCCgcccgctgctgctgctgctactgttgGCTCAGACCTGCATTCCAG cctcctGGGGCCTGCGGTGCATGCTGTGTAAGACTACCGGGAATTGCAGGGTGGAAGAGTGTGCCCCCGGCCAGGACCTCTGCAGGACCACGGTCCTGCACATATGGGAAG GCCAGGTTTCTACCTTTCCCCGAAGCCGTTACCTCGAATGTGCTTCCTGTGCCTCATCAGATCTGAGCTGTGAGAGGGGCTGGGACAAGACCCTGCAATGCCGCAACCCTGGAGAACAGTGCCTGGAGGTGGTAACCCACCAGAGCCTGGAAG AGAGTCCAGGGGATGAGCGCCACTCCCGAGGCTGTGGCAACCTTCCTGGCTGCCCAGGCCCCACTGGCTTCCACAACAACCACACCTTCCACTTCCTGCGGTGCTGCAACACCACCAAATGCAATGGGGGCCCAG TCCTGGAGCTTCAAAACCTGCCACTGAACGGCTTCCAGTGTTACAGCTGTGAGGGGAACAGCACCCATGGATGTTCCTCCGAAGAGACTTCCCTCACTGACTGCCGAGGCCCCATGAATCAATGTCTGGAAGCCACTGGCACTAATG GACTGGGAAACCCAAGCTACACCATAAGAGGCTGTGCAGCCCCCTCCTGGTGCCAAGGCCTCCATGTGGCTGAAGCTTTCAGCCTCACCCATCTCAACGTCTCTTGCTGTACTGGAAACGGCTGTAACCATGCAGTCCTGGTTACCCAGCCCCACACGGGGGGTGCccccctgcctggccctgcccacctcagCCTCTTCGTCACCCTGCTTATGACTGCCAGACTGTGGGGAGGTACTTTACTCTGCACCTGA
- the PLAUR gene encoding urokinase plasminogen activator surface receptor isoform X2 produces the protein MGRPLLLLLLLAQTCIPASWGLRCMLCKTTGNCRVEECAPGQDLCRTTVLHIWEGDELEVVERGCTHPEKTNRTMSYRTGMQIITLTEAVCGSDLCNQPSPGQVSTFPRSRYLECASCASSDLSCERGWDKTLQCRNPGEQCLEVVTHQSLEESPGDERHSRGCGNLPGCPGPTGFHNNHTFHFLRCCNTTKCNGGPVLELQNLPLNGFQCYSCEGNSTHGCSSEETSLTDCRGPMNQCLEATGTNGLGNPSYTIRGCAAPSWCQGLHVAEAFSLTHLNVSCCTGNGCNHAVLVTQPHTGGAPLPGPAHLSLFVTLLMTARLWGGTLLCT, from the exons ATGGGCCgcccgctgctgctgctgctactgttgGCTCAGACCTGCATTCCAG cctcctGGGGCCTGCGGTGCATGCTGTGTAAGACTACCGGGAATTGCAGGGTGGAAGAGTGTGCCCCCGGCCAGGACCTCTGCAGGACCACGGTCCTGCACATATGGGAAG GTGATGAGCTGGAGGTGGTGGAGAGAGGCTGTACCCACCCAGAGAAGACCAACAGGACCATGAGCTATCGGACTGGCATGCAGATCATCACCCTGACAGAGGCCGTGTGTGGGTCAGACTTGTGCAACCAGCCCAGTCCTG GCCAGGTTTCTACCTTTCCCCGAAGCCGTTACCTCGAATGTGCTTCCTGTGCCTCATCAGATCTGAGCTGTGAGAGGGGCTGGGACAAGACCCTGCAATGCCGCAACCCTGGAGAACAGTGCCTGGAGGTGGTAACCCACCAGAGCCTGGAAG AGAGTCCAGGGGATGAGCGCCACTCCCGAGGCTGTGGCAACCTTCCTGGCTGCCCAGGCCCCACTGGCTTCCACAACAACCACACCTTCCACTTCCTGCGGTGCTGCAACACCACCAAATGCAATGGGGGCCCAG TCCTGGAGCTTCAAAACCTGCCACTGAACGGCTTCCAGTGTTACAGCTGTGAGGGGAACAGCACCCATGGATGTTCCTCCGAAGAGACTTCCCTCACTGACTGCCGAGGCCCCATGAATCAATGTCTGGAAGCCACTGGCACTAATG GACTGGGAAACCCAAGCTACACCATAAGAGGCTGTGCAGCCCCCTCCTGGTGCCAAGGCCTCCATGTGGCTGAAGCTTTCAGCCTCACCCATCTCAACGTCTCTTGCTGTACTGGAAACGGCTGTAACCATGCAGTCCTGGTTACCCAGCCCCACACGGGGGGTGCccccctgcctggccctgcccacctcagCCTCTTCGTCACCCTGCTTATGACTGCCAGACTGTGGGGAGGTACTTTACTCTGCACCTGA